A genome region from Danio aesculapii chromosome 2, fDanAes4.1, whole genome shotgun sequence includes the following:
- the dcaf8 gene encoding DDB1- and CUL4-associated factor 8 codes for MSDTGGKSSIPNGGSDDPEPGEGRGEADTSDASAAAEAQASPESANLNSAAEGSEGGQDKLMADSEQKQGLAEEEDTDSMDGSGLYSLTEEGERESEGGGRGKDEGKRSARKRNRPSGGAAHHSSSSDDDDENEDDDDVEEEDEQAMEAWLGADLCDLSRPSWRAVPSLRAREIGRDSQQFVRRVCGARGLVQRLELQGRLERHTGCVNTLHFNPSGTRLASGSDDLRVVIWDWARRKAELEFDSGHKSNVFQAKFLPHSGDSTLAMCARDGQIRVAELSATQRCKNTKRVAQHKGAAHKLALEPDSPCSFLSAGEDAVVFGIDLRLDRPANKLVVVKEGEKKVGLYTIYVNPANTHHFAVGGRDQYVRIYDQRKINEHDNNGVLKKFCPSQLVSSESKTNITCLVYSHDGTELLASYNDEDIYLFDSSHSDGADYRRKYKGHRNNATVKGVNFYGPCSEFVVSGSDCGHIYLWDKNSARVVQFMEGDRGGVVNCLEPHPHLPGLATSGLDHDVKLWAPTAENPTTLKGLKEVMKKNKRERDEDSVRHGDQYDTQLLWFLMRHMRNRRPQRARRGEGGEGDTDESWSSPESSDEEDGGPDHVQCMSS; via the exons ATGAGCGATACAGGTGGTAAATCCAGCATCCCAAATG GTGGTTCTGATGATCCAGAACCTGGGGAAGGAAGAGGGGAGGCTGATACATCTGATGCATCTGCAGCAGCAGAGGCCCAGGCCAGTCCTGAGTCAG CGAATTTGAATTCAGCTGCAGAGGGAAGTGAGGGTGGTCAGGACAAGCTGATGGCGGACTCTGAGCAGAAGCAGGGTCTGGCTGAAGAGGAGGACACCGACAGCATGGATGGCAGTGGGTTGTACTCCCTCACTGAAGAAGGAGAGCGGGAGAGTGAAGGAGGAGGGAGGGGAAAAGATGAAGGTAAGAGATCAGCCAGGAAGAGGAATCGACCAAGCGGTGGAGCCGCACATCACTCTTCTAGTTCAGATGATGACGATGAAAATGAGGACGACGATGATGTTGAGGAGGAGGACGAGCAAGCCATGGAAGCATGGCTAGGAGCAGACTTGTGTGACCTGAGTCGTCCATCGTGGCGTGCCGTTCCTTCACTACGGGCCCGAGAGATCGGCCGGGATTCACAGCAGTTTGTGAGGAGGGTGTGTGGGGCACGGGGTCTGGTGCAGAGGCTGGAGCTGCAGGGCCGTCTGGAGAGACACACGGGCTGTGTGAACACCCTTCACTTTAACCCCTCTGGCACCAGACTGGCTTCCGGAAGTGATGACCTCCGCGTGGTCATCTGGGACTGGGCTCGCAGAAAGGCAGAGCTGGAGTTTGACAGCGGGCATAAAAGCAATGTCttccag GCAAAGTTCCTCCCACACAGCGGTGACTCCACATTGGCCATGTGTGCCCGAGATGGACAGATCAGAGTGGCAGAACTGTCTGCCACACAACGATGCAAGAACACCAAAAGAGTGGCCCAGCATAAAGGTGCAGCTCATAAG ctTGCACTGGAGCCAGACTCTCCCTGCTCTTTCCTCTCCGCTGGTGAAGATGCAGTAGTGTTCGGCATTGACCTGCGTTTAGACAGACCTGCCAA cAAACTGGTAGTGGTGAAGGAAGGTGAAAAGAAGGTAGGACTATACACCATTTATGTGAACCCAGCCAACACACATCACTTTGCTGTGGGTGGCAGAGACCAGTATGTCAG GATCTATGACCAGAGAAAGATAAATGAACACGATAATAACGGTGTGCTTAAGAAGTTTTGTCCCTCCCAATTGGTGTCCAGCGAATCCAAAACAAACATTACCTGCTTAGTGTACAGCCATGACGGCACAG AGCTGCTGGCAAGTTATAATGATGAGGACATCTACCTTTTCGACTCTAGCCACAGTGATGGAGCAGATTACCGCCGGAAATACAAGGGCCACCGCAACAATGCTACAG TGAAGGGAGTTAACTTCTACGGTCCCTGTAGTGAGTTTGTTGTTAGTGGCAGTGACTGTGGACACATCTACCTGTGGGATAAGAACTCTGCTCGGGTGGTTCAGTTTATGGAGGGAGACCGAGGAGGAGTG GTTAACTGTCTGGAGCCGCATCCTCATCTTCCAGGTTTAGCCACCAGTGGTTTGGACCATGATGTGAAACTGTGGGCGCCCACTGCTGAAAATCCCACAACACTAAAGGGACTTAAAGAG GTAATGAAGAAGAACAAGCGAGAGCGTGATGAAGACAGCGTTCGTCATGGTGACCAGTATGACACACAGCTCCTCTGGTTCCTGATGAGACACATGAGAAACCGAAGACCTCAACGG